A single genomic interval of Polynucleobacter necessarius harbors:
- a CDS encoding phosphatidylserine decarboxylase — protein sequence MMYPHPIIAKEGWPYLALVGAVTLLVHYLGGIVWSWPLWIIFIFVLQFFRDPQRIPAMGRDLVLSPADGRIVVVEKTNDPYAGREALKISVFMNVFNVHSNRSAVNGLVKEVQYFPGKFVNADLDKASTENERNAVVIDANGQIVTLVQVAGLLARRILCYIHVGDRLKVGERYGFIRFGSRVDVYLPLTAEPLVSVGDKVFATNTALARLPGLD from the coding sequence ATGATGTATCCACACCCCATTATTGCGAAAGAAGGATGGCCGTATTTGGCGTTAGTGGGGGCAGTGACTTTACTTGTCCACTATCTTGGTGGTATTGTTTGGTCATGGCCTCTTTGGATCATCTTTATCTTTGTTCTGCAGTTCTTCCGTGACCCACAACGTATTCCTGCTATGGGTCGCGATTTAGTGCTATCTCCTGCTGATGGGCGTATCGTGGTTGTTGAAAAAACCAACGATCCTTACGCTGGTCGTGAAGCGCTCAAAATTAGCGTATTCATGAATGTATTTAATGTTCACTCAAACCGTAGTGCAGTAAACGGCTTGGTGAAGGAAGTTCAGTATTTCCCTGGTAAGTTCGTAAACGCGGATTTGGATAAAGCATCAACAGAGAATGAGCGTAATGCCGTTGTGATTGATGCCAATGGTCAAATCGTGACTTTGGTTCAGGTTGCTGGTTTGCTGGCTCGCCGCATTCTTTGCTACATCCATGTCGGTGACCGTCTTAAAGTGGGCGAGCGTTATGGATTTATTCGCTTTGGTTCACGTGTTGATGTGTATTTGCCGTTGACTGCAGAGCCACTAGTTAGTGTTGGTGATAAAGTATTTGCAACAAATACAGCCTTGGCGCGTTTGCCTGGCTTAGATTGA
- the ilvC gene encoding ketol-acid reductoisomerase, with protein MQVFYDKDADLSLIKGKKVTIIGYGSQGHAHALNLKDSGVNVTVGLRKDGASWSKAANAGLAVKEVGEAVKDADVVMMLLPDEKIADVYNKEVHGNIKQGAALALAHGFNVHYGQVQPRADLDVIMIAPKAPGHTVRGTYAQGGGVPHLIAVYQDKSGSARDVALSYATANGGGRAGIIETNFREETETDLFGEQAVLCGGAVELIKAGFETLVEAGYAPEMAYFECLHELKLIVDLIYEGGIANMNYSISNNAEYGEYVTGPRVVTEDTKNAMRQCLKDIQTGEYAKNFILENKAGAPTLISRRRLNAEHDIEVVGAKLRAMMPWIAKNKLVDQTKN; from the coding sequence ATGCAAGTGTTTTACGATAAAGACGCTGATTTGTCCCTCATTAAGGGCAAGAAAGTCACCATCATTGGTTATGGTTCACAAGGTCACGCGCACGCATTGAACCTAAAAGATTCTGGCGTCAACGTTACTGTTGGTTTGCGTAAAGATGGTGCTTCCTGGAGTAAAGCGGCCAATGCTGGTTTGGCAGTGAAAGAAGTTGGCGAAGCGGTTAAAGATGCCGACGTAGTCATGATGTTGTTGCCTGACGAGAAAATCGCTGACGTCTACAATAAAGAAGTGCATGGCAATATCAAACAGGGCGCGGCCCTGGCGCTTGCTCATGGCTTTAACGTTCACTACGGTCAAGTTCAGCCACGCGCTGACTTGGACGTCATCATGATTGCTCCAAAAGCGCCTGGCCATACAGTACGCGGTACTTATGCTCAAGGTGGTGGTGTTCCTCATTTGATCGCTGTTTACCAAGATAAATCTGGTTCAGCGCGTGATGTTGCTTTGTCATACGCAACAGCAAACGGCGGCGGTCGTGCCGGCATCATCGAAACCAACTTCCGCGAAGAAACTGAAACTGACTTGTTCGGCGAGCAGGCTGTTCTTTGTGGTGGCGCAGTTGAATTGATCAAAGCAGGTTTTGAAACTTTGGTTGAAGCTGGTTACGCTCCTGAGATGGCTTACTTTGAGTGCTTGCATGAACTTAAGTTGATCGTTGACTTGATCTACGAAGGTGGTATTGCCAACATGAACTACTCAATCTCTAATAACGCTGAGTACGGTGAGTATGTGACCGGTCCACGTGTTGTTACAGAAGACACTAAGAACGCAATGCGTCAGTGCTTAAAAGACATCCAGACTGGTGAATATGCGAAGAACTTCATCCTTGAAAATAAGGCAGGCGCTCCAACATTGATTTCACGTCGTCGTTTGAATGCAGAGCATGACATCGAAGTGGTGGGCGCTAAATTGCGCGCCATGATGCCTTGGATTGCCAAGAACAAATTGGTTGATCAAACTAAGAACTAA
- the ilvN gene encoding acetolactate synthase small subunit, translated as MRHIISVLIENEPGALSRVVGLFSARGYNIDTLSVAPTEDPSLSRMTIVTFGSDDVIEQITKHLNRLVEVVKVFDLSEGPHIERELMMIKVRAVGKEREELKRTTDIFRGRIIDVTDKSYTIELTGDGAKLDAFIDSIDRASILETVRSGGSGIGRGERILKV; from the coding sequence ATGCGCCATATTATTTCTGTACTAATTGAGAACGAGCCGGGCGCATTGTCACGTGTAGTAGGTCTTTTCTCTGCTCGCGGTTACAACATCGATACATTGAGTGTTGCGCCTACCGAAGATCCGTCATTGTCTCGGATGACCATCGTGACTTTTGGTTCTGATGATGTGATTGAGCAAATCACGAAACACTTGAATCGTCTAGTGGAAGTGGTGAAAGTCTTTGATTTAAGTGAAGGCCCGCATATTGAGCGTGAACTGATGATGATTAAGGTTCGCGCTGTAGGTAAAGAACGTGAAGAACTGAAGCGCACTACTGATATCTTCCGCGGTCGCATCATTGATGTGACCGATAAGAGTTACACCATTGAGTTAACTGGTGATGGTGCCAAACTGGATGCCTTTATTGATTCGATCGATCGCGCATCGATTCTAGAAACTGTCCGTTCGGGTGGATCTGGAATTGGTCGTGGAGAGCGTATCCTCAAAGTTTAA
- a CDS encoding acetolactate synthase 3 catalytic subunit: MNTSSAEFLATKANKDTANTNNDAAPPEMIGADMLVHALHREGVEFVWGYPGGFVLFIYDEIFKQDKFEHILVRHEQAAVHAADGYARATGKVGVAVVTSGPGVTNAVTGIATAYTDSIPMVIISGNVPTYAIGEDAFQEADTVGITRPVVKHNFLVKDVKDLPLVLKKAFHIAQTGRPGPVLIDIPKDVSAAKGPFVYPETLEMRSYNPVIKGHSGQIRKAVALLQEAERPYIYTGGGVILSDAAPELKEFADLLGYPVTNTLMGLGGFPGTSPQFLGMLGMHGTYEANMAMQHSDVLIAIGARFDDRVIGNTAHFASHPRKIIHIDIDPSVISKRVKVDVPIVGNLKEVLVEMTAQLKAAGQRKNSDKVAAWWAQINEWRKKDCLKYDEASQIVKPQYVVQKLWELTGGDAFICSDVGQHQMWAAQFYKFHKPRRWINSGGLGTMGVGLPYAMGIKKAFPEKDVFTITGEGSIQMCIQELSTCKQYDTPVKIVSLNNRYLGMVRQWQELTYNKRYSSSYMDSLPDFVKLAEAYGHVGMRIEKKSDVEYALKEAIRLKDRTVFMDFQTDPEENVWPMVQAGKGITEMLLVS, translated from the coding sequence ATGAATACAAGCAGCGCCGAATTTTTAGCTACTAAAGCTAACAAAGACACAGCAAATACAAATAATGACGCAGCGCCTCCAGAAATGATTGGCGCAGATATGCTCGTGCATGCACTGCACAGAGAGGGTGTTGAATTCGTTTGGGGTTACCCAGGTGGTTTCGTTCTCTTTATCTATGACGAAATTTTTAAGCAGGATAAGTTTGAACACATTCTTGTTCGCCACGAGCAAGCGGCGGTTCATGCGGCCGATGGATATGCGCGCGCAACCGGTAAGGTTGGCGTCGCTGTAGTGACCTCAGGTCCTGGCGTAACGAATGCGGTAACCGGTATCGCTACTGCATACACTGATTCGATTCCGATGGTGATCATCAGTGGAAACGTGCCAACCTACGCTATTGGTGAAGATGCTTTCCAAGAGGCGGATACCGTTGGTATTACTCGCCCAGTGGTGAAGCACAACTTCTTGGTAAAAGACGTGAAAGATCTTCCGCTGGTACTCAAGAAGGCTTTCCACATCGCACAGACCGGTCGACCCGGTCCCGTGTTGATTGATATTCCTAAAGACGTATCTGCAGCCAAGGGACCATTTGTTTATCCAGAAACTCTGGAAATGCGTTCCTACAACCCGGTGATTAAGGGTCATAGCGGTCAGATTCGCAAAGCAGTAGCTTTGTTACAAGAAGCAGAACGTCCATACATCTACACCGGTGGTGGCGTGATTTTGTCTGATGCAGCCCCTGAATTAAAAGAGTTTGCAGACCTCTTGGGTTATCCCGTTACCAATACCTTGATGGGCTTGGGCGGATTCCCTGGAACAAGCCCACAGTTTTTGGGCATGCTCGGTATGCACGGTACTTATGAAGCCAATATGGCCATGCAGCACAGTGATGTGTTGATTGCGATTGGCGCGCGTTTTGATGATCGCGTGATTGGCAATACAGCACACTTCGCAAGTCATCCGCGAAAAATCATTCACATTGATATCGACCCATCCGTTATTTCTAAGCGCGTGAAGGTCGATGTTCCTATTGTCGGTAATCTCAAAGAGGTATTAGTTGAGATGACTGCCCAACTCAAAGCTGCTGGCCAGCGTAAAAACAGCGATAAAGTTGCTGCTTGGTGGGCTCAGATTAACGAGTGGCGTAAAAAAGATTGTCTGAAGTACGATGAAGCCTCTCAAATCGTCAAGCCGCAGTACGTTGTTCAAAAGTTATGGGAGCTCACTGGTGGCGATGCATTCATTTGCTCTGACGTAGGTCAGCATCAAATGTGGGCCGCTCAGTTCTACAAGTTTCATAAACCACGTCGCTGGATTAACTCGGGTGGCCTTGGCACTATGGGTGTTGGCTTGCCATACGCCATGGGTATCAAGAAAGCGTTCCCCGAGAAGGATGTTTTCACTATTACTGGTGAAGGCTCCATTCAGATGTGTATTCAAGAGTTATCTACTTGCAAACAATATGACACCCCTGTAAAGATTGTTTCCCTGAATAATCGTTATCTCGGCATGGTGCGCCAGTGGCAAGAGTTGACTTATAACAAGCGCTATTCCAGTTCATACATGGACTCATTGCCAGACTTTGTGAAGTTGGCTGAAGCCTATGGTCATGTTGGTATGCGTATTGAGAAGAAGTCTGATGTTGAATACGCTCTCAAGGAGGCGATTCGTTTAAAAGATCGTACCGTCTTCATGGACTTCCAGACTGACCCAGAGGAGAATGTTTGGCCTATGGTTCAAGCTGGCAAAGGTATCACTGAAATGCTGTTGGTTAGTTAG
- a CDS encoding DUF3619 family protein: MKHFDEPLTQTQADQFGQASAALLRQGTQNIPQNIKYRLYAARMKAVAIKKPEKVRIQKAVLAGTSRNLASGSNGLWDTVGWIAPLVVLIFGLIWIAQWQHNSRINDIAEVDAALLSDDVPPDAYADSGFMAFLKNGPLSDSSNTSDSVRK; encoded by the coding sequence GTGAAACACTTTGATGAACCATTGACTCAGACCCAAGCCGATCAATTTGGTCAGGCTAGCGCTGCCCTGCTTCGCCAAGGTACCCAGAATATTCCGCAAAATATCAAATACCGACTTTATGCGGCACGTATGAAGGCCGTAGCCATTAAAAAGCCTGAAAAAGTGCGCATTCAAAAAGCGGTATTGGCTGGCACATCTCGCAATTTGGCCTCAGGCTCAAATGGCCTATGGGATACCGTAGGCTGGATCGCCCCTTTAGTTGTTTTGATTTTTGGCCTTATCTGGATTGCCCAATGGCAACATAACTCTCGCATCAATGACATCGCCGAAGTTGATGCAGCCCTTCTCTCTGACGACGTGCCACCAGACGCATATGCTGACAGCGGGTTCATGGCCTTCCTGAAGAATGGTCCCTTATCTGACTCCAGCAATACATCTGATTCGGTTCGCAAATAA
- a CDS encoding DUF3106 domain-containing protein, whose product MSITSKTFWASSFVLLTTLSAVQIGPVLAQTQTSGAHGKSTAIPEKKPDGTLESLKPAQQKILAPLEDDWDYMLPDSRKKWIQVANIYPKMSAQDQERLQSRMTSWSNLSQKERRIARENYLASLKFLAEKKAEAWSAYQKLSDEQKKKLAESELKKKPTAANAPTLQQRPISPKAALPPAAIIPSSPSPAPVENSGASADSAPSIIQEFMTPAELSALPSPQFWRRVACGLYEQLVLLGVIAITFLVPNLGLGILFGISLPSWLTFIYLYAVLGIYFVWYWTKSGQTLAMQTWRIRIIGGKGFNLTRRQAYWRYVYGSLWLIPCVLLQWAFHLQKWQIIEMLFAVALFIWPLSIYLDRQTILYRQSLPDRLAGTRLVELPKNLVTLS is encoded by the coding sequence ATGTCAATTACCAGTAAAACATTTTGGGCAAGCAGCTTTGTGTTGCTGACGACTCTATCTGCCGTTCAGATTGGCCCTGTTCTAGCGCAAACGCAGACTAGCGGCGCTCATGGAAAATCCACGGCTATCCCCGAAAAAAAACCAGACGGTACGTTGGAAAGTCTCAAGCCTGCTCAACAAAAAATCCTTGCGCCACTGGAGGACGATTGGGACTATATGCTTCCGGATAGTCGTAAGAAATGGATTCAGGTGGCGAATATTTACCCCAAAATGAGCGCGCAAGATCAAGAGCGCCTCCAGTCGCGCATGACTAGCTGGTCCAATCTCTCACAAAAAGAGCGGCGCATCGCGCGTGAAAATTACCTTGCTAGCCTCAAGTTCCTCGCCGAGAAAAAGGCAGAGGCGTGGAGCGCTTACCAAAAACTGAGCGACGAACAAAAAAAGAAATTGGCAGAGTCTGAGCTTAAGAAAAAACCAACAGCTGCAAACGCCCCGACACTACAACAACGCCCGATCTCACCAAAAGCAGCTCTTCCACCAGCCGCGATTATTCCCAGCTCACCTTCGCCTGCACCAGTTGAAAATTCAGGGGCCAGCGCGGACAGCGCCCCTTCTATAATTCAGGAGTTTATGACCCCCGCCGAGCTTAGCGCATTACCATCACCGCAGTTTTGGCGTCGGGTTGCCTGTGGCCTCTACGAACAACTCGTATTGCTTGGTGTTATTGCCATCACCTTTTTAGTGCCAAATCTTGGGCTTGGAATTTTATTTGGCATCTCCTTGCCCAGTTGGCTCACCTTCATATACCTCTACGCCGTCTTAGGAATTTATTTTGTCTGGTACTGGACGAAGTCTGGGCAAACACTTGCCATGCAAACTTGGCGCATCCGAATTATTGGAGGCAAAGGATTTAATCTCACTAGACGACAGGCTTATTGGCGCTATGTCTATGGCTCTCTATGGTTAATTCCCTGCGTTCTTTTGCAATGGGCTTTTCATTTGCAAAAGTGGCAAATTATTGAAATGCTCTTTGCTGTTGCGCTCTTTATTTGGCCACTAAGCATCTATTTGGATCGTCAAACTATCTTGTATCGACAAAGCCTTCCAGACAGGCTCGCTGGCACTCGCTTAGTTGAGCTCCCCAAGAACCTGGTGACCCTGTCCTAA
- a CDS encoding ABC transporter permease yields MLVQVTALSIALMALLLVLLMRADFLSAWQGSVPSDAPNRFMINIQEEKKQSLAKSLRGAGISTPQFYPMVRGRLVEVNGSAVTPNHYSEEKNAKRFIDRDFNLSYTDQLPSDNQILSGKWIEGDAPQISMETGIAKTLKLKMGDELTFEVAGEQITAPITSLRKLDWGSMRVNFFVIMPAAQLQALPQSWITSYYQPPVQDSLDYRLSQAYPNLTIVDVSTSLWQIQEVLNKRSSVLCLLLVFTVIAAVLVLLSAIAATQDGRFKNAALLKALGASKRTLGIIANTELVVIGLLAGILAGLGSGVAALALGRYVLEIEFHAFGQALLMGAAFGVLACLASGYRFQKRSEDNGD; encoded by the coding sequence GTGCTTGTACAAGTTACCGCATTGAGTATTGCATTAATGGCACTGTTATTGGTTTTATTAATGCGTGCAGATTTCTTAAGTGCCTGGCAAGGGAGTGTGCCGAGTGATGCACCAAATCGTTTTATGATTAATATCCAAGAAGAGAAAAAACAAAGCCTTGCTAAATCTCTTCGGGGTGCAGGCATTTCGACCCCGCAGTTTTATCCAATGGTAAGGGGTCGTTTGGTTGAAGTGAATGGAAGTGCCGTGACTCCAAATCATTATTCAGAAGAAAAAAATGCGAAACGCTTTATCGACCGTGACTTTAATTTGTCTTACACGGATCAATTGCCATCAGACAATCAAATATTGTCGGGCAAATGGATTGAGGGCGATGCGCCGCAGATCTCAATGGAAACGGGGATTGCAAAAACCCTAAAATTAAAAATGGGTGATGAACTAACATTTGAGGTGGCGGGGGAGCAAATAACAGCCCCCATTACTTCATTGAGAAAACTGGACTGGGGCTCCATGCGTGTGAACTTCTTTGTCATCATGCCGGCCGCTCAGTTACAGGCATTACCTCAGTCCTGGATTACGTCCTACTATCAACCGCCAGTGCAAGATTCCTTGGATTATCGGTTAAGTCAAGCCTATCCCAACTTAACCATTGTTGATGTATCCACTTCGCTTTGGCAAATTCAGGAAGTTCTGAACAAACGTTCCTCGGTCTTATGCTTGTTATTGGTATTTACTGTTATTGCCGCGGTCTTGGTGCTCCTATCCGCAATTGCTGCTACACAAGATGGGCGCTTTAAGAATGCGGCTTTACTGAAGGCTTTGGGTGCCTCTAAACGCACGCTAGGGATCATTGCAAATACTGAATTAGTGGTGATTGGGTTGTTGGCGGGCATCCTTGCGGGATTGGGTTCGGGGGTGGCTGCTTTGGCATTAGGCCGCTACGTATTGGAAATCGAATTTCACGCCTTCGGTCAGGCCTTATTGATGGGGGCTGCTTTTGGAGTGCTTGCCTGTCTCGCATCCGGTTACCGCTTTCAAAAGCGTTCAGAAGACAACGGCGATTGA
- a CDS encoding ABC transporter permease, whose protein sequence is MSQSILRFFSSLRREFRSKLAWLFVALILSVTALSSVNVLADRMQMACAYDARQLLAADFLIVSAQPLPNLFVEQAQSSGLMVAQTVVFPSMVTAGVNSKLWSIKAVSPGYPLRGSLRIHSKGSSNTISTGPEQGSVWVDPAMLATLHAQEGDVMQIGRQSFVIDATLERELDRGAGFMNFAPRVMMSMADLSATGLIGIGSRVTYRVLLAGADEQIARYEAWAAGYMEINGLNGVRIETLKNAKPLMRKALERADRFLSLIALVTAMIAAVAIALSAYRYARKQVSVCAVLKCLGANSKTIEMN, encoded by the coding sequence TTGAGTCAATCTATTCTTCGCTTCTTCAGTAGTTTGAGGCGTGAGTTTCGCTCTAAGTTGGCTTGGCTTTTTGTAGCGCTAATCCTATCGGTAACCGCGCTTTCGAGCGTAAATGTTTTGGCGGATCGCATGCAAATGGCTTGCGCATACGACGCTCGTCAGCTGCTAGCTGCAGACTTCCTCATTGTTTCTGCTCAACCATTACCCAATTTATTTGTAGAGCAGGCGCAAAGCAGTGGTTTGATGGTTGCGCAAACTGTGGTGTTTCCAAGCATGGTTACCGCTGGCGTAAACAGCAAGCTGTGGTCTATTAAAGCAGTCAGCCCTGGATATCCTCTTCGCGGTTCATTGCGCATTCATTCAAAAGGTAGCAGCAATACTATTTCTACTGGACCTGAACAGGGCTCTGTTTGGGTCGATCCCGCAATGTTGGCAACCCTACATGCGCAAGAAGGAGACGTGATGCAAATTGGCCGCCAATCCTTTGTGATCGATGCCACTCTAGAACGCGAGCTTGATCGAGGCGCCGGTTTTATGAACTTCGCACCCCGCGTGATGATGTCCATGGCTGATTTAAGCGCAACCGGCCTCATTGGAATAGGAAGCAGGGTTACTTATCGAGTATTGCTGGCTGGTGCAGATGAGCAAATTGCTAGGTATGAAGCATGGGCTGCCGGATATATGGAAATAAATGGGCTTAATGGTGTTCGCATTGAAACTTTGAAAAATGCCAAACCATTGATGCGTAAAGCGCTCGAACGCGCAGACCGGTTTCTGTCATTGATCGCGCTTGTGACCGCCATGATAGCTGCGGTAGCTATAGCTCTATCCGCCTATCGCTACGCACGCAAACAGGTCAGCGTCTGCGCGGTTCTGAAATGCTTAGGCGCAAATTCAAAGACGATAGAAATGAATTGA
- a CDS encoding membrane integrity-associated transporter subunit PqiC: MIKRMLFIVAILVLTACSLPTRAPVTPTSWMVSPDRTGPAIQTRSNVWLNVGSVSVAPPFDGRALVYRLGDQCYEKDFYNVYTVIPAEMISNAERQWLNKANIFAATVGQNNSFFPYYTLQLTVNECYGDYRIKPEEVVGVEFFLSESTGGKANPLIGANRYSKRIALKDNTPEALVVGQQQALAAIFKEYEGQLSKYAANLPKPLGQ; the protein is encoded by the coding sequence ATGATTAAACGAATGCTATTCATAGTGGCGATATTGGTGCTAACCGCATGCTCTTTGCCAACGAGAGCGCCGGTGACGCCAACAAGCTGGATGGTTTCGCCTGATCGAACTGGGCCAGCCATTCAAACTCGCTCCAATGTTTGGTTAAACGTTGGGTCTGTGAGTGTGGCGCCACCATTTGATGGGAGAGCTTTGGTCTATCGCTTGGGTGATCAGTGCTACGAAAAAGATTTTTACAATGTCTACACCGTCATTCCGGCCGAGATGATTTCAAATGCTGAACGTCAGTGGCTGAATAAGGCCAATATCTTTGCGGCGACGGTTGGCCAGAATAATAGCTTTTTCCCTTATTACACTTTGCAGCTGACGGTAAATGAGTGTTATGGCGACTACCGCATCAAGCCTGAGGAAGTGGTTGGTGTTGAATTCTTCTTGTCCGAAAGCACAGGGGGTAAAGCCAATCCCTTGATTGGTGCAAATCGTTATTCAAAACGAATTGCACTCAAAGACAATACGCCAGAGGCGCTTGTTGTGGGTCAACAGCAAGCCCTAGCTGCGATCTTCAAGGAGTATGAAGGCCAGCTCTCAAAATATGCAGCTAATTTACCAAAACCACTAGGTCAGTAA
- a CDS encoding MlaD family protein, with protein sequence MSNNSNPNSFRLGVFILAGIGVLLAIILIFGSGQIFKKSFYVETYMKQSVNGLDAGAAVRFRGVKIGQVTLIGLSGDIYEKDLPFHDRREYVVVRMQIFGDKVNENQISEFVKNNLRAREVYGYYGRKLCGV encoded by the coding sequence ATGAGCAACAACTCAAATCCGAATTCTTTCCGCTTAGGTGTATTTATTTTAGCTGGAATAGGGGTTCTTTTAGCGATTATTTTGATCTTTGGTTCAGGGCAGATCTTTAAAAAATCTTTTTACGTAGAGACCTACATGAAGCAATCTGTTAACGGATTGGATGCTGGTGCCGCGGTTCGCTTTAGGGGTGTGAAGATCGGACAGGTCACCTTAATTGGACTATCTGGCGATATATATGAAAAAGACTTGCCTTTTCACGATCGCCGCGAGTATGTTGTTGTCAGAATGCAAATTTTTGGCGATAAGGTGAATGAAAACCAAATCAGCGAGTTTGTGAAAAATAATTTACGCGCGCGTGAAGTCTATGGGTATTACGGGCGTAAATTATGTGGAGTTTGA
- a CDS encoding ABC transporter ATP-binding protein: MQNLNFTVNNGEIFLILGGSGCGKSSLLKNLFSLYQPLAGDVLIEGQNITTAVGAERQKIMTSFWVMYQQGALLGSMHLLYNVTLFMQEYTQLTQAQMDLFARCKLDLVGLLPYESYMLSEISGGMQKRAAIARAMALDPKILFLDEPSTGLHPITSADLDSTIQDLSKN, from the coding sequence ATGCAGAACCTCAATTTCACCGTCAATAACGGAGAAATCTTTTTGATTCTTGGAGGCTCTGGTTGTGGAAAATCAAGTCTACTGAAGAATCTATTTAGCTTATATCAACCCTTGGCTGGGGATGTCCTCATTGAGGGGCAAAATATCACAACAGCAGTGGGCGCTGAGCGCCAAAAGATCATGACCAGTTTCTGGGTGATGTATCAGCAGGGCGCGCTTTTGGGTTCGATGCATCTGCTTTATAACGTTACCTTGTTTATGCAGGAATATACGCAGTTAACTCAGGCGCAAATGGATTTGTTTGCACGTTGCAAGCTAGACCTGGTTGGGCTTCTACCTTATGAGTCTTATATGCTTAGCGAAATCAGTGGCGGCATGCAAAAACGTGCGGCGATTGCCAGGGCAATGGCGCTCGACCCTAAAATTCTATTTTTGGATGAGCCTTCAACGGGTCTTCATCCAATTACTTCAGCTGATCTGGATAGTACGATCCAGGATTTATCAAAGAACTGA
- a CDS encoding MlaE family ABC transporter permease: MGPLITAILLAGRSSAAFAAEIGTMTVNSAVDALVSGGLSPIQFLVVPRVLAGILVAPILTLFADIVSIFFSMLTMLIYGIPFINFYNGMLSAVDVEDILSGLLKATLFGVVVSAMGCLRGIQTGTGAAAVGISATRAVVSRIVMSVIVDGIFAFISYTTGF, from the coding sequence ATGGGCCCGCTGATTACCGCGATTTTGTTGGCCGGACGATCATCGGCTGCCTTTGCTGCTGAGATTGGTACGATGACGGTGAACAGCGCAGTAGATGCATTGGTGTCGGGTGGCTTAAGCCCGATTCAATTCTTGGTTGTGCCTCGAGTACTTGCCGGTATTTTGGTTGCGCCTATTTTGACTTTATTTGCCGACATCGTGAGTATTTTTTTCTCGATGCTGACGATGTTGATTTATGGCATTCCATTTATTAATTTCTACAACGGTATGCTTTCCGCTGTGGATGTAGAAGATATTTTGTCTGGATTGCTCAAGGCAACGCTTTTTGGTGTAGTGGTTTCGGCGATGGGATGTTTGCGCGGCATACAAACTGGAACTGGCGCTGCCGCCGTTGGTATCTCGGCAACTCGTGCAGTGGTTAGCCGTATTGTCATGAGCGTCATCGTTGACGGTATCTTTGCTTTCATCTCCTATACAACAGGCTTCTGA
- the greB gene encoding transcription elongation factor GreB — translation MEEKNYITPAGHERIKTELLQLLNLDRPEVVKVVHWAASNGDRSENGDYIYGKKRLREIDRRIRFLNKRLEFAVVVDNSARKTGENDADQVFFGATVSYSALDGPEAGKETVITIVGVDEVDLDKGHVSWVSPIAKAIIKSRIGDCVFIQTPTGPAEIEILDVQYL, via the coding sequence ATGGAAGAGAAGAACTACATCACACCCGCAGGTCACGAGCGCATCAAAACCGAGCTTCTGCAGCTCTTAAACCTTGATAGACCGGAGGTTGTCAAGGTAGTCCACTGGGCTGCTAGCAATGGAGATCGATCCGAAAATGGGGACTATATCTACGGAAAAAAGCGCCTAAGAGAGATTGATAGGCGCATTCGCTTTCTCAATAAACGCCTAGAATTTGCCGTGGTTGTCGATAATTCCGCCAGAAAAACCGGCGAAAATGATGCTGATCAGGTATTTTTTGGCGCTACCGTCAGTTACAGCGCCCTTGATGGCCCAGAAGCCGGCAAAGAAACGGTTATTACCATCGTCGGCGTAGATGAGGTTGACTTGGACAAAGGGCACGTCAGCTGGGTATCACCCATAGCAAAAGCCATCATTAAGTCCCGCATTGGGGATTGCGTCTTTATCCAAACCCCAACCGGCCCAGCTGAAATTGAAATCCTAGATGTTCAGTATTTGTAA